Proteins encoded within one genomic window of Oncorhynchus tshawytscha isolate Ot180627B linkage group LG02, Otsh_v2.0, whole genome shotgun sequence:
- the LOC112239327 gene encoding transcription cofactor vestigial-like protein 4 isoform X1: protein MLVRKMDLLSYQYLDKMNNNIGILCYEGEAARRGDPMMHQSMSLSSSGVSNHSHRTGHPPISPSKRKHSRSLSTGQDQQDNDDQDYDNQHVAKMSRLFAAQLGKPSNGDFRSTKDRRDCSRSPMERAATPSMVLHVNHHLYGPHHHMPSLAMDQPLALTKNNMDAARTFVISPTVSPVERQQNRPSVITCAPAKNRNCNLPNNYNRPACNSNSACVDPVIEEHFRRSLGRNYKQPEPVSNSVSITGSVDDHFTKALGETWLQIKAKGSSSSSSSSSSPDSSPNSHMVNHSHSPSIVS from the exons GCGAGGCAGCGCGTCGAGGTGATCCCATGATGCACCAGTCCATGTCCTTGTCATCGTCTGGCGTCTCCAACCATAGCCACCGGACGGGCCATCCACCCATCAGCCCCAGCAAGAGGAAGCATAGCCGTAGTCTCAGCACAGGACAGGACCAACAAGACAATGATGACCAAGACTATGACAACCAACACGTGGCCAAGATGAGCCGGCTGTTTGCTGCACAGTT AGGCAAGCCTTCCAATGGCGACTTCCGTAGTACTAAGGACCGTCGTGACTGTAGCCGCAGCCCCATGGAGCGAGCCGCCACCCCCTCCATGGTTCTCCATGTCAACCACCACCTTTATGGCCCCCACCACCACATGCCCAGCCTGGCCATGGACCAGCCTCTCGCCCTGACCAAAAACAACATGGATGCCGCCCGTACCTTTGTCATCTCACCAACCGTCAGCCCTGTGGAACGCCAGCAG AATCGTCCATCAGTGATAACGTGCGCTCCAGCCAAAAACCGGAACTGTAACCTGCCTAACAACTACAATAGACCAGCCTGCAACT CCAACTCTGCGTGTGTTGACCCGGTGATCGAGGAGCATTTCCGTCGCAGCCTGGGGAGGAACTACAAGCAGCCGGAACCCGTCTCTAACTCTGTGTCCATCACCGGCTCTGTGGACGACCATTTCACCAAGGCCTTAGGAGAAACCTGGCTGCAGATCAAAGCCAAAggaagctcctcctcctcctcctcctcctcctcccctgactCCTCCCCCAACAGTCACATGGTCAACCACAGCCACTCTCCATCCATTGTGTCCTGA
- the LOC112239327 gene encoding transcription cofactor vestigial-like protein 4 isoform X2 produces the protein MERPLDVLSRAASLVYADDEKREAARRGDPMMHQSMSLSSSGVSNHSHRTGHPPISPSKRKHSRSLSTGQDQQDNDDQDYDNQHVAKMSRLFAAQLGKPSNGDFRSTKDRRDCSRSPMERAATPSMVLHVNHHLYGPHHHMPSLAMDQPLALTKNNMDAARTFVISPTVSPVERQQNRPSVITCAPAKNRNCNLPNNYNRPACNSNSACVDPVIEEHFRRSLGRNYKQPEPVSNSVSITGSVDDHFTKALGETWLQIKAKGSSSSSSSSSSPDSSPNSHMVNHSHSPSIVS, from the exons GCGAGGCAGCGCGTCGAGGTGATCCCATGATGCACCAGTCCATGTCCTTGTCATCGTCTGGCGTCTCCAACCATAGCCACCGGACGGGCCATCCACCCATCAGCCCCAGCAAGAGGAAGCATAGCCGTAGTCTCAGCACAGGACAGGACCAACAAGACAATGATGACCAAGACTATGACAACCAACACGTGGCCAAGATGAGCCGGCTGTTTGCTGCACAGTT AGGCAAGCCTTCCAATGGCGACTTCCGTAGTACTAAGGACCGTCGTGACTGTAGCCGCAGCCCCATGGAGCGAGCCGCCACCCCCTCCATGGTTCTCCATGTCAACCACCACCTTTATGGCCCCCACCACCACATGCCCAGCCTGGCCATGGACCAGCCTCTCGCCCTGACCAAAAACAACATGGATGCCGCCCGTACCTTTGTCATCTCACCAACCGTCAGCCCTGTGGAACGCCAGCAG AATCGTCCATCAGTGATAACGTGCGCTCCAGCCAAAAACCGGAACTGTAACCTGCCTAACAACTACAATAGACCAGCCTGCAACT CCAACTCTGCGTGTGTTGACCCGGTGATCGAGGAGCATTTCCGTCGCAGCCTGGGGAGGAACTACAAGCAGCCGGAACCCGTCTCTAACTCTGTGTCCATCACCGGCTCTGTGGACGACCATTTCACCAAGGCCTTAGGAGAAACCTGGCTGCAGATCAAAGCCAAAggaagctcctcctcctcctcctcctcctcctcccctgactCCTCCCCCAACAGTCACATGGTCAACCACAGCCACTCTCCATCCATTGTGTCCTGA